The stretch of DNA ACCAAACAATCAGCGTTTTCAAGCCGGGTGGTTCCACCCTGCGCCTTGCGAAAACGCGGTCAGCACATGCATGAAGCGGCTGATCCGGCATTCGGATCAGCCGCTCCTGAATCAGTCGGCCAGTTGGCGCGGCAGCTTGAAGATCATCTTCTCTTCCGTCGTCACCACGGTTTCCTCGGTGACGGAGCGGAAGGTGGAGAGCAGATCGATGACCTCGCGCACCAGCGTCTCGGGCGCGCTCGCGCCGGCGGTCAGGCCCAGCGTGTCGACGCCGTCCAGCCATGCCGGATCGATCTCGGAGGCGCGCTGCACCAGACGGGCGGGCGTGCCGCCGCGCGTGGACACTTCGACCAGACGCATCGAGTTCGAGGAATTGGGCGCACCGATCACGAACAGCAGGTCGCATTGCGGCGCGATCGCCTTGACCGCCGCCTGACGGTTCGAGGTGGCGTAGCAGATGTCTTCCGCGCGGGGGCCGTTGATCTGCGGATAGCGGTTGCGCAGGGCGCGCACGATTTCCGCCGTATCGTCGACCGAGAGGGTGGTCTGGGTCAGGAAGCCCAGCGCATCCTCGGTGGTGAAGGGCAGGTCCAGCACGTCCTGCACGGTTTCCACCAGCGTGATCGTGCCCTCGGGCACCTGGCCCAGCGTGCCGATCACCTCGGGGTGGCCCTTGTGGCCGATGAAGATGATGTGGCGCCCGGCCTCGATCTGGCGCTCGGCCTGGCGGTGCACCTTGCTGACCAGCGGGCAGGTGGCGTCCAGCCAGTCCAGCCCGCGATCATCGGCCAGGGCGGGAATCGACTTGGGCACGCCGTGGGCCGAGAAGATGACGGGCGCGCCATCGGGCACCTCGTCCAGTTCCTCGACGAAGATCGCGCCCTTTTCCTTCAGCCCGTCGACCACGAAACGGTTATGGACGATCTCGTGCCGGACATAGACCGGGGCGCCGAATTTGCGAATCGCGCGTTCCACGATCTCGATCGCGCGATCGACACCGGCGCAAAAGCCGCGCGGCGCGGCGATCAGCAGGCGGAGCGGGGCCAGATCAGCGCTGGGCGCGACATCTGCAGCGACAGGGGCGGTAGCCGGAAAGGAAGCGTTCATGCTGCCGCCTCTAGCGCTTTGCGGCGCGGGCCGCTAGGGCAGGCTGCAAGATAACACGCCGGATCGAAGATGCCGGAGACTTCCAAGGAATGTGAGAATGCATTTTCGTCCCCGTTTGATGCCCGTTCTTGCTGCTGGAACGGCCTGTGCCCTGCTGGCGGGCTGCTCCGGCAAGGGTGAGCTGGTGGTGGACGAGGGCGTGGGCATCACCGCCGTGCGCTCGACCTGCCCGGCCGTGGGCATCGCCAATGGCACCGGCGACATGACCACCTTCCGCGTGCCCGGCTCGTCCGACGCGAAGGACATCGATCTGGTCGCGGCCATCACCGAAGTGCGCCCCTCCTGCGACGAAAAGGCCAGCCCGGTGCAGTCGCATGTCACCTTCAAGGTGCAGGTGCGCCGCGCCGACGCGCATGGCGCCCGCGATGTGACGCTGCCCTATTTCTTCACCGTGATGCGCGGCGGCCGCGTGGTGATCGCCAAGAGCCTGGGCAGCGCCACCGTCCATTTCGCCGATGGCCAGGACCGCGCGGAAACCACCGCCGACGGCACCGCCACCATCGACAAGAAGGAAGCTACGCTGGACCGCGCGATCCACGACCGCATCGTGCGCCCCCGCAAGTCGGGCGAGGCCGATGCCGCGATCGATCCGCTGGCCGATCCCGCCGTGCTGGCGGCGGTCAACAAGGCCACCTTCGAGGTGCTGGTGGGCTTCCAGTTGTCGGACGCCCAGCTTGGCTACAACGTAACCCGATGATCTTCGCGGGACGGGTCTCGTTCCGCTTAATCCTTGCCATTGGCCCCGGCGTCCGTTTAGGCGCTGGGGCTGATCGTTTTTGGGGCTTTCACGCCCGATTGTTCATGAACAGGCTTCCGCTATGACCACCCAGACCCTGCATGCCGCCTTTGCGAGCCATGTCGCCGCCGCGCTCGATGCTCTGGAGGCGGCGGGCACGCTGCCTGCCGGCCTCAACCGCGCCGCCGTGACGGTGGAGCCGCCGCGCGATGTCACGCATGGCGATCTGGCGACCAATGCCGCCATGGTGCTGGCCAAGCCTGCGGGCACCAATCCGCGCGCGCTGGCAACGGCGCTGGTGGCGGAGCTGGAAAAGCTCGATCTGGTGAAGAGCGCCGAGATCGCCGGGCCCGGCTTTATCAACCTGCGCCTCGCTGACTCGGCATGGCTCGATGAGCTGCGCGCCATCGCCGCGCTGGGCGACGATTACGGGCGCAGCGCCATGGGGCAGGGCACCACGGTCAATGTGGAATATGTCTCGGCCAACCCGACCGGCCCCATGCATATGGGCCATTGTCGCGGCGCGGTGGTGGGCGATGCTCTGGCCAGCCTGCTGGAATATGCCGGGCACAAGGTGATCCGCGAGTATTACGTGAACGATGCGGGCGCTCAGGTGCAGGTGTTGGCCCGCTCGGCCCACATCCGTTACCGCGAGGCGCTGGGCATCGAGGTCGGCGCGATCCCCGAGGGGCTCTATCCCGGCGATTATCTGATCCCCGTGGGTCAGGCGCTGGCCGCCGAGTTTGGCGACAAGTATGTCGATGCACCGGAATCGGAATGGCTGGCGATCTTCCGCGTCAAGGCCGTGGCCACGATGATGGACATGATCCGCGAGGATCTGGCGCTGCTGGGCATCAAGCACGACCTCTTCTCGTCGGAGGCCGAACTTCAGGCCGCAGGCAAGCCCGAGGAGGCCGAGGCCTGGCTGCGCTCGCAGGATCTGGTCTATGATGGCGAGCTGGAAGCCCCCAAGGGCAAGCTGCCCGACGATTGGGAGCCCGTCGCCCTGCCGCTGTTCCGCAGCACCAAATTCGGCGACGATCAGGACCGCCCGATCAAGAAGTCCGACGGCACATGGACCTATTTCGGCGCCGATCTGGCCTATCACTTCCAGAAGGCCCAGACCGCCGACGCGCTGGTGGACATCTGGGGCGCCGATCACGCGGGTACGGTCAAGCGCATCAAGGCCGCCGTCGCCGCCATGACGGGTGCCAAGGGCAAGGCCACGCCGTTCGAGGTCAAGCTGGTCCAGATGGTTGCGCTTCTCCGCAATGGCGAACCCGTCAAAATGTCCAAGCGTTCGGGCACCTTCGTGACGCTGGCCGATGTGGTGAAGGAGGTCGGTAAGGATGTCGTGCGCTTCACCATGCTCACCCGCAAGCCCGAGGCCCAGATGGACTTCGACTTCGCCAAGGTGGTTGAAGCCTCCAAGGATAACCCCGTCTTCTATCTGCAATATGCCCATGCCCGCATCCGCTCCACGCTGCGCAAGGCGGCGGCCGAGGGCTTCGCCCCCGCGCCCGACGCCATTGCCGATCTGGGCGAGGAAGAGCTGGCCCTGGTCAAGCTGATCGCGCAGTTCCCCCGCATCGTGGAAGCCGCCGCCGTCGCGCGCGAGCCGCATCGCATCGCCTTCTTCCTGGCCGATGTGGCCTCGGCCTTCCATTCCTACTGGAATGTCGGCAACGATCGGCCCGATAAGCGCTTCATCCTGCCCCAGAATGGTGCATTGACGACAGCACGGCTTTTCCTCGGCACGCAAATCGGGCAGGTTGTGCGCAATGGCCTGGCTCTGCTGGGCGTCGAGGCCGTGGAGGAGATGTAATCCATGTCGGGTGAGAATGAGAGCAATCCTTCCGCATCGGCGCAGCCTCAGGGCGAACACTGGCTGAACGATGCCCGCGACGCGCTGGCCAAAAAGGCTGGCGAGCACGGACAGGAATGGGCTGCCCAGACTCCGGATCAGCTCCATCAGGCGGGTGACAACTGGGCCGAGCAGGCCTGGGACAAGCACAATTGGGACGACCATGGCGAGGCGGTTGCCGCGCTGGGCGGCGCTCATGCCGGGGCCGCCACGCCTGCGGACACGCTCAACCTGCAGGACCGCGACCGTCTGCCCTGGCTCGACAATGCCGGGGATGAGGAGGATTACTATGCCGTCGATCACCGCCGCGTGATCGCCGCCGTGGTGGGCGGCATCCTGCTGCTGGCCGTGGTGGTGGGCGGCGTCTTCGCCTTCACCCACCGCAAGGATGGCGCGGCCCCCGTGGCCGACGGCGGCCTGATCGGCGCCTCCGACCAGCCCTACAAGCAGGCTCCCGCCAATCCCGGCGGCAAGCAGTTCGAAGGCACCGGCGATTCCAGCTTCGCCGCGGCGCAGGGCAAGGACCATCCCGCCCAGCTCGCCGCCGGCGATGGCGCGCCCAAGCCCGCCGCGCCGATCGAAGCGCCCAAGGCTGACGCCAAACCCGAGGCCAAGCCGTCCGCCGCCGCGCCTGCCGCCGCGGCCGAGGATGCGGGGCCCGCTGGCGGGGTGGTGCAGATTGCCGCCTATTCGAACGAGACTCAGGCACGCTCGGGCTGGGATCACCTTGTGCAGCAGCATGAGATGCTCAAGGGCATGAACCATCGGATCGTTCAGGGTCAGTCGGATATCGGTACGGTGTTCCGTCTGCAGTTGCTGGCCTCGGCTGGCGGTGGCAGTGCGCTGTGCGGGAAGCTGAAGGCTGAAGGGATTCCCTGTCAGGTTAAGCATTGAGTTAAAAGGGAAGATGCGAGGGGGTTACCCCCTCGCGCTCCCATAACGTCTTCCGACACACGGGCAGGGGAGCCGAATTGGTGCGCTCCGGCTCTCTACCTGCGCAGCATATGGCGCCGCAGGCTTTCAATCCGATAGCGCTGGGCGGGCAAAACTGCCTGCGGCGCTGCGACGTTGCTCTGTCGCTGAACCCTTGGCGCTACGCAGACATTAAAGGGAGCGCGAGGGTTATGACCCTCGCATTTATTCTTCCTTGTTTAATCCCCTTCTTCCCACCCCTGAAAACTTGCGCAAAACCTTCAAGTTTGCGAAAAATCCCTCATGCTTCCCGCGATTTTCGGCCTTTCGGGCCACACCATGACCGCTGACGAGCGCGCTTTTTTCCGCGATGCGGATCCGGCGGGCTATATTCTGTTCGCTCGCAACGTGGCGGACCGCGAGCAACTGCGCGCGCTGACCGATGATCTGCGCTCCATTCATGGCCGGGACCGCCTGCTGATCTCGATTGATCAGGAGGGCGGGCGCGTTGCGCGGATGAAGCCGCCTGAGTGGTCGCGCTATCCGGCGGGGGAGGCGTTTGCGCGCCTGTGGCAGCTCGCTCCGGCCAGCGCGATCGAGGCGGCGCGGGTGCATGCTCAGGCTTTGGGCATGGATCTGGCCGAGGTTGGCATCAGCATGGATTGCTGGCCCTGCGTCGATGTGCGGGTGCCGGGCGCGCATGATGTGATCGGGGACCGGGCGCTGGGCGAGGAGCCCAGGCAGGTCGCCGCCCTTGGCCGCGCCATTCTGGAGGGGCTGGCGCTGGCGGGCGTGGCGGGCTGCGTCAAGCATATGCCGGGCCATGGCCGCGCCGGGGCGGACAGCCACAAGGCCCTGCCGCGCGTCGATGCCGACGAGGCCGCGCTTGCGCAGGATCTGGCGCCGTTTCGCGCGCTGAAGGGCGCTCCGGCGGCGATGACGGGGCATATCCTCTTCCCGGTGTGGGATGCGGAGCGCCCGGCGACGGTGTCGCCCACCATCATCCAGACCATCATCCGCGACAACATCGGCTTCGACGGCCTGCTGATGACCGACGATCTGGATATGAAGGCGCTGAGCGGAACGATTGCCGAAAAGGCCAGCGCGTCGCTGGCGGCGGGCTGCGATGTGGTGCTCAACTGCTGGGGCACGATTGCCGATATGCAGTCCATCGCCGCAGCGGTGCCGGGGATCACAGCGCAGGGCGCGGCGCGGCTGGAGCGGGCTCTGGCGGAAACGCGGGTGCCTCAGGCGCTGGATGGCGCGCTTCAGGCGGAGCTGTGGGCCAAGCGCGATGCGCTGCTGGCGCTGGCGGGCGCGGATCTGGCCTCGGGCGCCGATCCCACGGCCTACAGGGTATGAACGAGGCAACCTTGCTTGACGGGCTCGATGGGCCGGAGTTGGCGGGGACGCCTCAGGAGGGTGCGCTTTATCTCGCCTTTGACAGTTGGGAGGGGCCGCTCGATCTGCTGCTCGATCTGGCCCGGCGGCAGAAGGTCGATCTCAAGACCATCCCGATCCTCGATCTGGTCGACCAGTATCTGGCCTTTATCGAGCAGGCCGAGGCGCTCAAGCTGGAGGTTGCCGCCGATTATCTGGTGATGGCGGCGTGGCTGGCCTATCTCAAATCGGCGATGCTGCTGCCCAAGGAGGAGCAGGAAGACCCCAGCCCCGAGGAACTGGCCCTGCGCCTCCATCTGCGCCTGCAACGGCTGGCCGCCATGCGCGAGGCCGCCGCGCGGCTGATGGGGCGCGACCGTCTGGGCCGCGACACGTTCCAGCGCGGCGCGCCCGAGGGCTGGCGGGTGGACCGCAAGGCGCTGTGGCAATGCGACTGGTTCTCGCTGGTGCAGGCTTACGGCCAGATCAAGGCGCGCAGCGCGCCGGTGGTCCATATGGTGCGCGACCGCAAGGTGATGACGCTGGATGCGGCACTGGCGCGGGTCAGCGCGATGCTGGGCGTAACGCTCGACTGGATGGTGTTGGAGGATTTCCTGCCCGCCAGCAGCGGCGAATGGGAGGACCGGAGGCTAAGGCGCTCGGCGCTGGCTTCCAGCTTTCTGGCCGCGCTGGAACTGGCCAAGCAGGGCAAGGTGGAACTGGTGCAGGAAGAATGTTTCGGCCCCCTGCAGATGCGCCGGATCGCCGGTCATGGATGAGGTGATGCGCGCCGTCGAGGCCGCCCTTTTCGCCGCCACCGATCCGGTGACGCCCGAGGCTCTGGCCAATCACCTCGGCGGCGTGGCGGTGAAGCCAGCCTTGGCGGCGCTGGCCGAGCATTACGCCACGCGGGGCATCAACCTCGTGGAGCGCGGCGGGCGCTGGCATTTCCAGACCGCGCCCGATCTGGCCCATATCCTGCGGCGCGAGCATGAGGAGCCGCGCAAGCTCTCGCGCGCCGCCACCGAATGTCTGGCGGTGATTGCCTATCACGAGCCGGTCAGCCGCGCGGAAATCGAATCGATCCGCGGGGTGCAGACCGCGCGCGGCACGCTCGACGTGCTGATGGAGGCAGGCTGGGTGCGCGCCGCCGGGCGCCGTGAAGTGCCGGGGCGACCGGTGATCTATGCCACCACCCCGGCCTTCCTCGCCCATTTCGGCCTTGCCAGCCGCCGCGATCTGCCGGGCATCGACGATCTGCGCGCGGCGGGCCTGCTCGATCCGGTGGAGGACGCTTTCGAGGAGGCCATGGCGGGAAAAACGCCCACAGCCGATCATGCGGTTGAGCCTGACGATGGGGCATCTGACCCATCCTGAACATCCTATACGCGCAGACCACTGGCGGAAGGACAAGAAAGTCCCTAGATAGGGATGGTGAGAGGCGCCGGTGTAACTCATGGTGCCCGGCGAGTTATTTGGAGCAAGAACAATGATGGGTCTGTCGCTTCCGCATCTGATCGTGCTGGCACTTGTGGTGCTGGTGCTGTTCGGCAAGGGCCGCATTTCCGAAATGATGGGTGATTTCGGCAAGGGAATCAAAAGCTTCAAGGAAGGTATGAACGAGGACGGCACGCCGCGTGCCGCCCCCACGCCCACCGCGCCTCCTGCCCAGATCACGCAGGCGCCCGCCAACCCGGAGCCTGTCAAGAACCAGAGCGAAACCGGCACAACCCAGAACTGAGCCGCGCCGCTTCATGTTTCTTGACATCGACCCTTCGGAATTTCTGCTGACGGCGGTGGTGGCCGTTGTGGTCATCGGCCCCAAGGACTTGCCGCGCGCCATGCGTGCGGCCGGCAAATGGATGGCCAAGATGCGCCGCATCTCCGGCCATTTCCGCTCCGGCATCGAAACCATGATCCGCGAAGCCGAGCTGGAGGACATGGAAAAGAAATGGCGTGAGCAGAATGAGGCGATCATGAAAGCGCAGGCCCCCGTGGCCGCCCTTCCGTCCGAAGTCACCGCCCATGCTCCCACCGAGCCGCTCTCCGTGGGCGAGGTGGGCCATGAAGGCCATGGCGCCGCGCATCAGGATGTGGCGCCGAGCGTGACTCATCATGATGTCGCGCATGCTGAGGTGGCCCATACCCAGGCGCCTCACAGCGAGGTCAAAAACCCGTCTCAGCCTGAAATCCTGTCCTGATCCCGCTCCAAATATCCTCGGTGAGTTCCCAGCAGCATGGCCTTTGAAATCAAGGATATCGACGAGTCGCAGGCGCCGCTGCTCGAACATCTGATAGAATTGCGCTCGCGGCTGATGCGCTGCATCGCCGCGCTGGCGATTTCCTTTGGCGTCTGCTTCTATTTCGTGAAGCAGATTTTCGCCTTTCTCGTGGCCCCGCTGGCCAATGCTTTCCCCAACGGACAGGGCAGGCTGGTCTACACCAAGCTTTACGAAGCCTTCTTCGTGGAGCTGAAAGTGGCGCTGTTCGCGGGGTTCATCGTCTCCTTCCCCGTGCTGGCCAACCAGCTCTGGGCCTTCGTGGCTCCGGGCCTTTACGCCAAGGAAAAGAAAGCTTTCCTGCCTTTCCTGATCGCCACGCCGATCTTGTTCCTGATGGGCGCCGCGCTGGCCTATTATGTGGTCATGCCGCAGGCCTTCCGCTGGTTGCTTGGCTTTGGCGGCCAGATGGGCGGGCTGAAGCTGGAGGCGCTGCCCTCGACCGGCGATTACCTGTCGCTGGTGATGCAGTTCATCTTCGCCTTCGGCATCAGCTTTCTGCTGCCCGTGCTGCTGATGCTGCTGAACCGCGCCGGGCTGGTGACACGCGACCAGCTTTCAGGCGCGCGCCGCTATGTGATCGTGGCGATCGTGGCGGCGGCGGCTTTGCTGACCCCGCCTGACGTGGCGTCTCAGCTGATGCTGGCGGTGCCGCTGCTGATCCTCTTCGAAGGGACCATGATCTTTATGTGGTTCACCGAGAAGCGGGATGCGAAAGTTAAGGCTGCAGAAGCTGTGGTGGAAGTTCAGGAAAGTTGAAAAGCGAGGGGGTTACCCCCTCGCGCTCCCATAACGTCTTCCGACGCATGGGCAGGGGTGGCCGATCGGGTGCGCCCCGGCTCTCCACCTGCACCAAGTAAGGGCGCCGCAGGCAGTAAAGCCTCGGCGCCTTTCTTGCGTTTAAAGCCTGCGGCGCGGCAAGCTGGGCGCAAGGCCGAATCCGTAGCGCCCACGCAGACATTAAAGGGAGCGCGAGGGCGATGGCCCTCGCATCTTCCCCTTATTTCTTATCCTCATCCACCTTGAACACCGGCAACCCGCCAACCCAGACCTGCAGTATCTTCGTCCCGCGAATCTCGGCGGGGGCCACGGTCATCACATCCCGATCCACCAACAGGAAGTCGGCGCGCTGACCGGGGGTCAAGCGCCCGAAATGCTCCTCGGCAAACCCGGCATAGGCGGCTTTCGTCGTGTATCCGGCCAGAGCCTGCGTGCGTGACACCACTTCCTGGGGCTGCCACCCGCCAGCGGGCTGCCCATCGGCGCCAACACGGCTGATCGCGGCGGCCATGCCGGCGAAGGGATCGCTCACTTCCACCGGAGCGTCCGACCCGAAGGCCAGGGTGGCCCCCGTCGCCGCGGCGCTCTTCCACGCATAGGCGCCTGCCAGACGCGTCGGGCCCAGCCGGGCCTCGGCCATCAGGCGGTCGCTGGTTTCGTGGGTGGGTTGCATGCTCAGGATGATATGCCCGGCGCGGTTGTTCAGATCCGTGATGCGGGGGAAGTCTTCCGGGGCGATGATCTGGGCGTGTTCGATGCGCCAGCGGCGGTCGCCCTTGTAGGTATCGGCCATCTCGGTGATGGCGTCGAGGACTTCGCTGTTGGCGGCGTCGCCGATGGCGTGGACGGCCACCTGAAAGTGATCCATCGCGGCGCGGCTCATCAGGTTTTTGAGCGCGGCGTCGTTCAATTGCGGCAGGCCGGTGGTGCCGGGGGCGTCGGCGTAGGGTGCCTTCAGCCATGCCCCGCGCGAGCCCAGCGCGCCGTCGAGGAACAGCTTCACGCCATTCATGCGCAGGCGGTCGTCATAGAGCCATGGTGTGGGGCCGGGGCCGCCGATCAGCGCCATGGCCTCGGTGCCCAGCGCATAGGACATGATACGGACGCGCAGGCGGCCGAGATCGCCCGCGCGTCGAAACGTCTGCCAGTCCTCGATGGAGGTGCCCATATCGGCGGCGGCGGTGACGCCGTGGCGCAGCAGGATGGTCTGGGCGGTGGAGAGCGCCAGATCGCGGTCCTCGGGGCGGGGCGGGGGCACGGCCTTGGCCATCAGCGCGGTGGCGGCATCGACCAGCACACCGGCGGGGGCGCCAAGGCTCGCCTTGGGGGCGGCTCTGGTTGCGCCCTTCACGCCGGGCCGGGCTGGGTGGGTGGGGGCAGGGGAGGGCGCGGCAAGGCGCTCGATATGGCCGCCCGCGG from Novosphingobium sp. encodes:
- the ispH gene encoding 4-hydroxy-3-methylbut-2-enyl diphosphate reductase translates to MNASFPATAPVAADVAPSADLAPLRLLIAAPRGFCAGVDRAIEIVERAIRKFGAPVYVRHEIVHNRFVVDGLKEKGAIFVEELDEVPDGAPVIFSAHGVPKSIPALADDRGLDWLDATCPLVSKVHRQAERQIEAGRHIIFIGHKGHPEVIGTLGQVPEGTITLVETVQDVLDLPFTTEDALGFLTQTTLSVDDTAEIVRALRNRYPQINGPRAEDICYATSNRQAAVKAIAPQCDLLFVIGAPNSSNSMRLVEVSTRGGTPARLVQRASEIDPAWLDGVDTLGLTAGASAPETLVREVIDLLSTFRSVTEETVVTTEEKMIFKLPRQLAD
- the argS gene encoding arginine--tRNA ligase, whose amino-acid sequence is MTTQTLHAAFASHVAAALDALEAAGTLPAGLNRAAVTVEPPRDVTHGDLATNAAMVLAKPAGTNPRALATALVAELEKLDLVKSAEIAGPGFINLRLADSAWLDELRAIAALGDDYGRSAMGQGTTVNVEYVSANPTGPMHMGHCRGAVVGDALASLLEYAGHKVIREYYVNDAGAQVQVLARSAHIRYREALGIEVGAIPEGLYPGDYLIPVGQALAAEFGDKYVDAPESEWLAIFRVKAVATMMDMIREDLALLGIKHDLFSSEAELQAAGKPEEAEAWLRSQDLVYDGELEAPKGKLPDDWEPVALPLFRSTKFGDDQDRPIKKSDGTWTYFGADLAYHFQKAQTADALVDIWGADHAGTVKRIKAAVAAMTGAKGKATPFEVKLVQMVALLRNGEPVKMSKRSGTFVTLADVVKEVGKDVVRFTMLTRKPEAQMDFDFAKVVEASKDNPVFYLQYAHARIRSTLRKAAAEGFAPAPDAIADLGEEELALVKLIAQFPRIVEAAAVAREPHRIAFFLADVASAFHSYWNVGNDRPDKRFILPQNGALTTARLFLGTQIGQVVRNGLALLGVEAVEEM
- a CDS encoding SPOR domain-containing protein, yielding MSGENESNPSASAQPQGEHWLNDARDALAKKAGEHGQEWAAQTPDQLHQAGDNWAEQAWDKHNWDDHGEAVAALGGAHAGAATPADTLNLQDRDRLPWLDNAGDEEDYYAVDHRRVIAAVVGGILLLAVVVGGVFAFTHRKDGAAPVADGGLIGASDQPYKQAPANPGGKQFEGTGDSSFAAAQGKDHPAQLAAGDGAPKPAAPIEAPKADAKPEAKPSAAAPAAAAEDAGPAGGVVQIAAYSNETQARSGWDHLVQQHEMLKGMNHRIVQGQSDIGTVFRLQLLASAGGGSALCGKLKAEGIPCQVKH
- the nagZ gene encoding beta-N-acetylhexosaminidase, producing the protein MLPAIFGLSGHTMTADERAFFRDADPAGYILFARNVADREQLRALTDDLRSIHGRDRLLISIDQEGGRVARMKPPEWSRYPAGEAFARLWQLAPASAIEAARVHAQALGMDLAEVGISMDCWPCVDVRVPGAHDVIGDRALGEEPRQVAALGRAILEGLALAGVAGCVKHMPGHGRAGADSHKALPRVDADEAALAQDLAPFRALKGAPAAMTGHILFPVWDAERPATVSPTIIQTIIRDNIGFDGLLMTDDLDMKALSGTIAEKASASLAAGCDVVLNCWGTIADMQSIAAAVPGITAQGAARLERALAETRVPQALDGALQAELWAKRDALLALAGADLASGADPTAYRV
- a CDS encoding ScpA family protein codes for the protein MNEATLLDGLDGPELAGTPQEGALYLAFDSWEGPLDLLLDLARRQKVDLKTIPILDLVDQYLAFIEQAEALKLEVAADYLVMAAWLAYLKSAMLLPKEEQEDPSPEELALRLHLRLQRLAAMREAAARLMGRDRLGRDTFQRGAPEGWRVDRKALWQCDWFSLVQAYGQIKARSAPVVHMVRDRKVMTLDAALARVSAMLGVTLDWMVLEDFLPASSGEWEDRRLRRSALASSFLAALELAKQGKVELVQEECFGPLQMRRIAGHG
- the scpB gene encoding SMC-Scp complex subunit ScpB — protein: MDEVMRAVEAALFAATDPVTPEALANHLGGVAVKPALAALAEHYATRGINLVERGGRWHFQTAPDLAHILRREHEEPRKLSRAATECLAVIAYHEPVSRAEIESIRGVQTARGTLDVLMEAGWVRAAGRREVPGRPVIYATTPAFLAHFGLASRRDLPGIDDLRAAGLLDPVEDAFEEAMAGKTPTADHAVEPDDGASDPS
- the tatA gene encoding twin-arginine translocase TatA/TatE family subunit, whose product is MMGLSLPHLIVLALVVLVLFGKGRISEMMGDFGKGIKSFKEGMNEDGTPRAAPTPTAPPAQITQAPANPEPVKNQSETGTTQN
- the tatB gene encoding Sec-independent protein translocase protein TatB; this encodes MFLDIDPSEFLLTAVVAVVVIGPKDLPRAMRAAGKWMAKMRRISGHFRSGIETMIREAELEDMEKKWREQNEAIMKAQAPVAALPSEVTAHAPTEPLSVGEVGHEGHGAAHQDVAPSVTHHDVAHAEVAHTQAPHSEVKNPSQPEILS
- the tatC gene encoding twin-arginine translocase subunit TatC, producing MAFEIKDIDESQAPLLEHLIELRSRLMRCIAALAISFGVCFYFVKQIFAFLVAPLANAFPNGQGRLVYTKLYEAFFVELKVALFAGFIVSFPVLANQLWAFVAPGLYAKEKKAFLPFLIATPILFLMGAALAYYVVMPQAFRWLLGFGGQMGGLKLEALPSTGDYLSLVMQFIFAFGISFLLPVLLMLLNRAGLVTRDQLSGARRYVIVAIVAAAALLTPPDVASQLMLAVPLLILFEGTMIFMWFTEKRDAKVKAAEAVVEVQES
- a CDS encoding amidohydrolase family protein gives rise to the protein MRFRVLTAALLATVLPVQAHADALIDHVRGFTLDEKGEIQHFTGLVIDKEGRVKQLLRDGDKRPDKLDFLTDGHDAVMMPGLIDAHAHVMGIGFNALTLDLSDTHTLAEAQAKIAAYAAKYPGRPWIIGGGWNQETWGLGRFPTAAELDAAVSDRPVWLERVDGHAGWANSRALALAGITAASKDPAGGHIERLAAPSPAPTHPARPGVKGATRAAPKASLGAPAGVLVDAATALMAKAVPPPRPEDRDLALSTAQTILLRHGVTAAADMGTSIEDWQTFRRAGDLGRLRVRIMSYALGTEAMALIGGPGPTPWLYDDRLRMNGVKLFLDGALGSRGAWLKAPYADAPGTTGLPQLNDAALKNLMSRAAMDHFQVAVHAIGDAANSEVLDAITEMADTYKGDRRWRIEHAQIIAPEDFPRITDLNNRAGHIILSMQPTHETSDRLMAEARLGPTRLAGAYAWKSAAATGATLAFGSDAPVEVSDPFAGMAAAISRVGADGQPAGGWQPQEVVSRTQALAGYTTKAAYAGFAEEHFGRLTPGQRADFLLVDRDVMTVAPAEIRGTKILQVWVGGLPVFKVDEDKK